Part of the Arachis hypogaea cultivar Tifrunner chromosome 6, arahy.Tifrunner.gnm2.J5K5, whole genome shotgun sequence genome, CGTGGTTGGAGCTCTGAGTTGTTTTCAGGTTGAAGAGTGCTTCTTTTTTTCTCTGGGACATGGAAGATGAATCTTTGTTACTCCAAATGggttaaggttttttttttttgtcaaaatagaTTTGGATTTTGGCTTACAGTTTGTGATTGATGAGTTATTTGTCTAATCTGTTTAAGGAGATATCTCTGTgttgttatttttattgatgatgttttttattttcaaatttttcattttcttctttcatctagttttttatttatttttttttcaaaacttcttctgttaatttaaaaaattatgctaagtgtacattaaaatcagctatcaaaatccattatcagtataaaatatatgttaaaatataaatacatatcaaaaataaattaaatcatatatgtttttataaataaataaattgatggTTGATTTTAATGACTgtttttagtgtacaaataatatttttataatttaaattctaCATATAATTCCTTTTATTTTTGTACAAATTTAATTGATTGTTTAGACTAAATACGCACTCTCAAAATTACCACCATGCCTCAATATTAGCCACATGCAATCAAATTTATTAGTCAATTCACTGCGTATTGCATCATTAAGATCAACTTGAAATAGTCACGCTAGCCACATAACACAACTAGGCACCATGACCACAccgttttataatttttatctatATATAGTAGAAGAACAGTCGTTATTCttacataaaataattaaatcagaaaaaaaaataaaataaaaagatcagattaataaatagttgttataatatagataaataattatgaattaatctctacatacaagtgATTCTGctatacaagttttacaagttttCTAATTGATATTACGCTCAAACGCGCTTctaatagatttttaatttttgaaaggattccgttttctttttttaaatttcttactttctctttctccttcttcgtttatgtgcttttctctctgttctctttcttcgttattctcgattttcattgttttttgacatcaagctctgaaatcgtttttgaaatgtttcatcttcatcgtcatatttctccttgtttttcttttgattttgcaacattatgtattttttcttctttatttgattttttccttCCAAAAAGAAGTATGAGATtatgaaataagaaaatgaagaagaagaagcagcagaagatgaggaggagaaagaggaagagttttgaattatgcataaggtgtacttcaacgaattttgggtgtatttcttaaatcctttgggtatatttctgtaatcctttgggtgtattcctataaccgtttgagtgtatttctataatcgtttgggtgtatttctgtaatcgtttgggtgtatttctaaagttccattatcttcaaaacgatttcaaaacttgatttcagaaaccatgaaaatcgaaaaaaaacgaaACAAGAATACCAGTGATAAACGCAGGTAAAACAACAAATGAAAAGGTGGAGAGAGAATGCACAAAGGAGATcgaacaaatttggcaagaaactcgttttcatggaggaagaagaagaagagtcgttcataatgtaTGGTGAGTAGCGTGTTTTGGAAACAGgaagtggttgaataacgtgCGTGTATTTACTCTTAAATGTAGGAGTGTAATGCGCATGTGTTTTGTTGGGCCTatgccaacttgtaagacttgtaagccaaaaaaatttgtatgtgtagcaggtctCAATAATTAtactctataaaaaataatactagAATCTctcttataaatatattttacatcaaataattttaataatgaaATTACTATTTTAGAGTAAAAAGACTTTATAGTCTACACATCATGTCTTAAAATGTAAACTTTTAAACTTGGCGTGAATCAAGGTAATCTAATAATGTTGTTCCTAATTTCTCCATCCCAAAAAACAAAAGGAAGAAATGCTATGCGGTGgctagttttattttttaatttaattcaaataattgtGATTTGTATTATATCGATTCGAGTCTATTTCTTAATCAATCCGATTCAAACTATTATGATTTTGATTAGATTGATTCATATCTCAaccaaattttgaattttataatttaaaaagtttaattattaatttttttcaaaaatagaattACATCTaatccaaattttaattttttaaaaattttgtaattttaaaatgtaaattttttccaaaattgaataaatatctaattcaaatcataatatttgaattgaattggattAAAACATAAGttcaaatcaattttaaatcGTTTCAGTCAAATTTGATgagattgaaaataaaatcaaacctACACAATCCGAATACTTACAAATTGTATTGATTTTACCGTCTAAATCACAAATCAAACTTTAAACAACCGTGCTTATACTTATTTGCATACTTATTTCGTTTATTGTGATAATGAGAAAGATAACAAagtgtaaaaatataaataatttagaaattaagtgTAAATACAgaatctaatttatttatttattaaaaatttcccAAAACCTTGGTCCTGTAATGACTTTTTCATGACTCAAGTCACACCATGCAGTGTCATGGAACCATCGCTGTGCCCCTTGGAAGATATTGCGTCTATTGTAATTGTTACCATTCTTACTTAGGAGATTAATTATCTAATTTCATTGGTGATAATAAATGAATTTTCTTGATTTTTCTATCCTACCTTGGTTTACAATCTTACAAACTTCTCAATTAGGGTTTCCTGTTCTATCCACATTGAACTAAACGGGTGTAAGAACCGCCACTGAATTCATGGATATATGAACAACGTCATACAATCCAAATGGCAAATTCGTGTTCTCCATCAATGAATGTTATCACACATATCTTGGTATAACTTTGACCATAAGGTAAATTACATGTAAGGCTTTACACATGGTTGATTATAAATTCCTTTTATCATGGTTGTCATAATTTTCACAATGGATTTTCCATTTTTACTTCCAACCAACCCTAATGACTAGAGGATGTCAGGAATTTGAGGAAGCCGCTTTCACCAATCATCGTCGAGGCTCGCTTGGTGGAAACACATAACAGTACATATAAAAATGAAGAACGAGACAAGCTCAATGAGCATTGCTCCTGTCTCAATCATATGAGCATGCCTGAGGATTATAGGAATGGCTATACTCCCAACTGCGGATGCACCAGTTAAAAATTTAGCAGCATCTATCCAACTGCAATGTAATATCAGACATTATATGTCATACTTTGGAAACAAACTCAGATATGATATATCATATAAATGAGTAAACAGACATCCGTTGCAAAAGGCAGTGAAAATATAAATCAGAATAGCAAGTGCAAAAAGATATCTGACAATGTTCTATATAAAATCACAGCTTTTTCTGAATGCTTAAAGCCGACTGAGATACTTACCCCCCACCATCTCGGCTCATCAGAAAATGAGTGTTTCCACCACCAAAGAATAAGCAAGGCATAGGTACCAGCACATACATAAGAGCTGCAGATACAATGCTCTGGTCATtaacttctattttttattccagCTAATAAACAAGAAGTCCTGCTTATAGCTCTCTAACTCACCTGATAACATAGGCCACCAATTGCTGTATATTGCACACGCCTGCCAcaggaaataaagagaaaattgtTGAAATTTTAACAGTTGCGGTTCATACAAcatgtaacataaaaataaaacattaaaaacaCATGCTATGTGAATACATAATGATCATCTTTTCTGTTCAACCAGATTTGTAGGCCAATTATTCCAACATAAAATCCCACTCAATCCACTCCAAATAGATTTGGTGTCTCCAAGTTTGCGTACAGATTAGTAGCTTAGTGCTCAAATTCATTACAATATTCCATCAATGCCATTTGGATGGATCAAAGTTATCAGATATAAATTTTGCTGAAATAAAATGTTCTCCTTTTCTAGcaaatttgtttaaaataaaaaccaataaagcACAAATAACCCACCAGCAACACAGCATATGAAATTTAAAAATACCAAGGTTCAATTGTCCGTTGGAAGAGTCAATAACAGAGTGTTAGTTCTTGTAAAAATTGGTTTGATTAGATATGTATTCTCTAAATCCCCTTCATCATTTATTTATGAAGCGTTATTAGAATTTACAACCCTTCTAATTCTATCTCCTGGCTAATCAAACATCTAAACAATTGAAAGATTCTTTCCTCAACTTCCCACCGACCCACCCTATACTTTTGTGAATCAATTCTGTCTTTCCCATGTAAAAGACCTAACCATCTTTGATGTCAAGTGCGTTAAACATCAATATGAATATAACCAAGCTTGACTCAGAATGAGACAATGATTCAAAAACTCAAAAGTAATACAACTATGAAACTTTCTGCAAGCATGATGTCTATACTGCAGAACAAAAACCTTCTAGGCT contains:
- the LOC112696723 gene encoding vacuolar protein sorting-associated protein 55 homolog isoform X1; translated protein: MKTFYNYVTDFFSFYLILQNWCSWTLFLVFPVLAGLAFMFSASILLQILACAIYSNWWPMLSALMYVLVPMPCLFFGGGNTHFLMSRDGGGWIDAAKFLTGASAVGSIAIPIILRHAHMIETGAMLIELVSFFIFICTVMCFHQASLDDDW
- the LOC112696723 gene encoding vacuolar protein sorting-associated protein 55 homolog isoform X2 produces the protein MFSASILLQILACAIYSNWWPMLSALMYVLVPMPCLFFGGGNTHFLMSRDGGGWIDAAKFLTGASAVGSIAIPIILRHAHMIETGAMLIELVSFFIFICTVMCFHQASLDDDW